The Pelagibius sp. CAU 1746 genomic sequence ACCGCGGCGCCTTCCAGCGCCGTTACGAGCCGGGCCATCCGGCGGCGGACGAGGACGGCTACGTGCTGTTGCCCAACGTGAATTCGCTGATGGAGATGGCCGACCTGCGCGAGGCGCAACGCAGCTACGAGGCCAATCTGAAGGCCATCGAATCGTCGCGCTCCATGCTGCAGAAGACGATCGATATCCTGCGCTGAGGCGCAGGCGATATCCCGCGCTAGGCAGCGCGACCGTTACGCGGCGCCAGGACGGCGCCGCCGACCCGCCAGGACGGCCCCGATCGACACCCGGATTCCGGGCGTCTGAGGAGCGAGCCAAATGATGAATATCAACGGGGCCATCCAGGCTTACGACAAGATGCTGCGCCAGGGCGGGGCCGCGCCCGGCCTGGAGGCGCGCGACAGCGGCGGCGCCGATTTCTCTTCCCTGCTGCAGCGCGCCGCCGAGCGGGCCGCCGACACGATGCTGGAAGGCGAGCGGCAGACCGTCCAGGCGGCGGCCGGCACGGCCGATCTGACCGAGGTGGTCATGGCGGTGTCGAAGGCGGAGATGACGTTGGAAACCGTGGTCACCCTGCGCGACAAGGTGGTCCAGGCTTATCAGGAAATCCTGCGGATGCCGGTCTGAGGGCTCTGGGCTGCAAGACGGCGGCGTAGCGAAAGGGAAGGGGGGCCGGTGAACGGCACGGAAGCCATAGAGATCGGCCGCGAGACGATCTACGTGATGCTCAAGATCGGCGCGCCGGTCATGCTGATGGCGCTGGCCGTGGGCTTGGTGATCGCGCTGTTTCAGGCGTTGACGTCGATCCAGGAAATGACCCTGACCTTCGTGCCGAAGATCATTATCATCTTCGTCGGCGTGATGCTGATGCTGCCGTTCATGTTGAGCAGCCTGACGACCTTCTCCCAGGGCCTCTTCGACCGCATGATCTCTCTCGGCTAGGGCAGGAGCGCCGCCCATGCTGGCCGAATTGCTTCCCAATCAAGCTTTCGCTCTATTGCTGGTCTTCGTGCGCTTGGGCAGCGCCCTGATGCTGATGCCCGGCTTCGGCGAGAGCTATATCTCGCCGCGCATCCGCCTGATCCTGGCGCTGACCGTGACGGTGGTGGTCCAGCCGGTCCTGCCGCAGGGCGTTATCCCGGCGCTGCCCGACAGCGCCATGGCGATGTTCCTGCTGATCCTGGGCGAGGCCTTCATCGGCCTTTTCCTGGGTTCCTTGGCGCGCGTCCTCATGGCCGCGCTGTCCACCGGAGGCATGATGATCGCCACGGTGACGGGACTGGCCAATGCCTTGACCAACGACCCAACGGCAGCCCAGCAGGGGT encodes the following:
- the fliQ gene encoding flagellar biosynthesis protein FliQ, with amino-acid sequence MNGTEAIEIGRETIYVMLKIGAPVMLMALAVGLVIALFQALTSIQEMTLTFVPKIIIIFVGVMLMLPFMLSSLTTFSQGLFDRMISLG
- the fliE gene encoding flagellar hook-basal body complex protein FliE, encoding MMNINGAIQAYDKMLRQGGAAPGLEARDSGGADFSSLLQRAAERAADTMLEGERQTVQAAAGTADLTEVVMAVSKAEMTLETVVTLRDKVVQAYQEILRMPV